The genomic window TAAACGAGAGTTCCTTCGTCACCCGTTCGTGGAAACGGCCGATGATCTCCTCTTCGTTGAAACACGGGACGACAATCGAGATCAGCACGGAGGCACAGTAGCCCATATCCACGGGCGACCGGATTCACTCCATGACGCAGGGACCACGTTGTGATGAAAGGGCCCTGCAACGGCCCGAACCGGCAGCCGGTCCTGCCATATTCGAATAACCATGCCCAGCCTCGATCCCGTGCGGGTCCCCGCAGCCCGCCTCCCCGCGACCGGACCGCGCGCCACCGCCCCGTGTGCGACCGAACCGAGTGCGGCCGAACCGCGTGCGAGCGCCCCGCGTGCGACCGTCCTCGCCGCGCTCCTCACGGTCGCCGCCGTGTGCACGGGCGACGCCGTCGCCCGCAGCTTTCCCTTCGGCCCGAGGACGCGCAGCGTCAACGACCTCGGCAATCAGTTCGTCCCCTTCCACGCGCATCTGTGGGACCTGCTGCACGGCCGGGCGGAGGGCGGGCTGCTCCTCAACTGGCAGTCCGGCTACGGCATGAGCTTCCTGCCCGACCTCGGCACGTATCTCGGCAGCCCGTTCTCGCTGCTCGTCGGAGTCTTCCCGCGCGAGGACATCGACCTCGCGGTGTACGTGATCACCGTCCTGAAGATGGCCGCGGCCGCGGCCGCGATGACGGGGCTGCTGCTCGCGCTGAACCGGAACCCCGGCCCCCGCGGCCGCTGGTGGGCGGCGGGCGTGCTCGGCGCCTCGTACGCGCTGTGCGGCTGGTCCGTCGTCGAGGCCGCCTACAACACCATGTGGCTGGACGGGCTGATCGCCTTCCCGCTTCTCTGCCTCACCGGCGAGTGGGCACGGGCCCGGCGGCGGCCCGTCCTCGCCGTGGTGGTCGTCGCCGCGGCCTGGACCGCCAACTTCTACACCGCCTACATGGCCACGATCGGCGCCGCGCTCGTCCTGCTGCTGCGGCTGCTCCTGGACGAGGAGGCGACCGTGCGGGACCGGGGGCGGGCGCTGCTGCGGGCGGCGGGGACCACGCTGCTCGGGACCGCCCTCGCCGCTCCCGTGCTGCTGCCCGTCCTCCAGGGCTCGAAGCACGCCCACCCGGGCTGGACCCGGCAGTTCACCCCGACAGGGTGGACCGATGTGATCGCCCGCGCCCTCCCGGCGACGTACAGCTTCTTCAGCCCGGCCGTCTTCCTCGGGACGGGTGCACTGCTGCTTGTCGCCGCCCTGCCCTTCCACCGGGGCGTGGAGCGGCGCGAGCGCCTGGGATGGACCGGGCTCGCGGTGGCGGTCGTCCTGTCGATGCAGTGGGAGCCCGGCCATCTGGCGTGGCACGTCTTCGCGACGCCCAACGGCAGCCCGTACCGCCAGTCGTTCGTCCTCGCCGGGATCCTGGTGATCGCGGCCTGGACGTGTCTCGCGCAGGACTGGCCGGGGCCGCGGGCGCTGCTCGCCGGGACCGGAGCCCTCGCGGTGCTCGCGGCGGCCGCGGCGACCAGTGAGCTGGCGGCCGAGTGGTCGCTGCCGCTGTTCCTCGCCGGGCTGGCCGGTGCGGGCGGCGGGCTGGTCCTGGCGCGGCGCCGGCCGGCGCGCGGGGGGTACGCCGCCGTGGCCGCGCTGCTGATGTGCGGCGCGCTCGTCGGCCAGGCCGCGGCGACCGTCGCCTATGCCGACCGGCAGAAGCTCGGCCGGCTGGACGACTATCCGCCCTGGGGCTCCCCGCACGACGCCCGGGCCGCGGCGGTGGCGCGCGCCGACGGCTGGCCGCGCCATCGCACCGACCCCGGCCGAATCCAGCTCACCGGCAACGACCCGCTCCTGGTCGGCGGCGAGGGCGGCGGCTACTACAGCAGCCACACGCCCGCGGTGTTCACGCGCACCATGGCCGCGCTCGGCGCCGGCTGGACCTCGCGGGGCCGGAATGTGCAGAGTCTGGACAACCCGGTCACCGACGCGGTCTTCTCGGTCGGCGCGCGGGTGCGCGCGGCGGCCGACGGCGACGACGTACGCGTCGTCCGGCCGGCTGGCGGCGTGCCGCCGCTGGTGACCGTCCGCCCGGACCGCCCCGGGGGCGCCCCCGGACCGCGCTTCGGTCACTCCCCCTTCCGCAACCAGGAGCTGCTGCTCGGCACATCCGTGTACACGGCCCCCGAGGACGGGGTCTGCCCCGCGGGCACCGATGTCTTCGTCTTCGCGCCCGACTACACCGGCTGGGCCCGCCGCGGCGACGGCCCACCGGTGCGGCTCAGGGGCGAGCCCCTGCGGGGCGTGCGCGCCGCGATGACCCCGCTCGGCACGTCGACCGGTCCCGGCTCGCGGATCGCCTTCGCCCGGGGCGTCGCACCGCACGGCTGGAGCGGGGGCTGTCTGCACCGCGACAGGCTCGCCGCCGCCGTGGCGCAGCTGAAGCGGACGGGCGCGGTCGCCGTCGACGTCCGCGACGACGGCGTACGGGCCGCACTGCCGCCCGGCTCCACCGGTACCGCGGTGCTCGCCGCCCCGCGTATCGCGGGCTGGCGCTGCAACGGCCGCCCGGCCGGCGGCCACCTCGGCCTGGTCGCCGTCCCGCTCGACGGGCGCACGACCACGGTCGACTGCTCCTTCCGGCCGCCCGGGCTACGGGCCGGAGCAGCGGTCGGCGGCGCGGCGCTGCTCGTTCTCATCGCCGTCGCGGCGCTGCCGACGGTGCGGGCACGCGCGAACGCGTCGACGTCCGGCCACCAAGACTTCACCCGTACAGAACCCTTTGGCCGTCCGCCGAGCATGAGGTGCCGCGTACGCTCCCGACCATGCCCTCCCTCCTGAGCAACCGGCTGGCGAAGCGGGTGCTGCGTCCGGCGTTCACGCTGGTCGAACAGCGCCTGGAGCGCGCCACGACGGCCTTGCAGTCCGACCTCGACGCCCTCCACCACGAGGTGGCCGACCTGCGTCGGCAGAGCTACGGACTGGGGCTGCTGCTCGACCACGCCGGGCGGGACGGCCACCGGATGCCCACCGCCACCCAGCTGGACACGCTGGTGCGGGAAGTGACCACGGTGACGGGCGCGTCCGACGCCCACGCCCGCAGCGAACTGACCGTCGCCTACCGCACGGTGGTGGCCCTGGAGGCACTGGGGATCGGTTCCATGCCGGGCTCGACCTCCGACGTGTGCGGCAAGCTGGCGACCGTTCCCCTGCTGGCCCCGCCGAACGGCGATGTCCTCGAAATAGGCACCGGACACGGGCTGTTCGCGTCGGGTCTGCTGCGCATGCTGCACCGGGCGGGCGTCGAGCCCCGACTGACGGCCGTCGGCCCGCTGACGGCCGCCGACCCGCTGACGGGCCCGGTCCGCGAGGACGCCGTACGCGTCAACCTCGCGCTGTGCGGCGGCCGTTCGGCCGCCGAGGCGCGCATCGCCGCCCCCCGGAACGCCGTCTCCGACCGTCGGTACGGAGTCGTCGTCATCGCCGGCGACCCCTCCGTCGATGCCGTGCTCGCCGACCTCGAATGGTCCGCGGAGCTCGCCGCGGACGGCGCGGCCGTGATCGTCGACGGCCATGCCGACGACACCCGCCCCGGCGTCAACGAGGCCCTCGGCAAGCACCTCGCGACCGGCTCCCGCCTGCGCCTTCTGGGACAGGTCGCGGGCACGGCGGTCCTCCGGGCTGCCTGAGCTCAGCCGCCCGGGCGGAACTGGCGCTGCCGGTCCAGCGCACGGCGCAGGCCCAGTGCCGACGGATGGGCCGGGCCATACAGGCGCTCCGTGTCGTAGAGCAAACTCTGCAACTGCTGCTGCCCCGCCGCGTGGTCGCCGATCGCCAGCAGCAGGTGCCCGATCCGGTGCCGGATGTCGAAGGCCCGTGACTGGTCCGCCCCCGCCACGTGCCTGCCCTCGTAGTACGGCAGCACCGCCCGGTACTCGGCCAGCGCTGCGGCCGGCTCACCGAGCTGCTCCAGGCACTGTGCCGCGTCGTAGCGGTACTGGAGCGTCTGGGGGTCGCCCATGCCCGCCTCGGCCGCCCGGTCGTCGGCGAGCCGGCGCAGTTCGGGCAGGGCCCTGCGGTACTGGCCGTCGTCCATCAGCGTCGTCGCGTACTGCTTGCGCAGGATCCTGACGACCGGTGAGTGCTCGCCGTGCTCGGCGGCCGCCGCCGGGAGGATGCCACCGAGGATGTCGACGGCCCGGGTGATGCTGCCCTCTCCGAGGAGCCGCTTGACCTCGTCGACAGCCGCGGCCACATCCGGGCGGCCCGCGACCACCGTCGGCGTGGCCTGGTGCGGCACCGGCGCCGGAGTGGCCGCGCGGTCCGGCCAGGGGGCGTGCGGGCGCAGGAAGGGCCGGGTCGGGTCCAGCGGGCCCAGCGGTGCCGGCGCACCGCGGCCCGGCAGCAGCGGGGCCAGCTGCTCGTAGACCTCCTGGGCGCCGGACGGGCGGTGCTGCGGGTCCTTGGACAGCAGCCGCAGCACCAGCGTCTCCAGCCGCTCGGGCACCTCGGGCCGCAGCTGCCGCACCGGGAGGGGCGGCTCGTACAGATGCCGGTGCAGCACGCCGAGCGCGGTGGAGCCGGCGAACGGCACGTTCCCGCTGAGGAGTTCGTGCAGCAGCACGCCGAGCGCGTACAGGTCGGTGTAGGGGCCGACCGCGCCGCCCATCGCCTGCTCGGGAGCCATGTAGGCGGGGCTGCCGATCGGGGAGCCGGTGTGGGTGAGCCGGGTGGTGTCGGTGTCCAGGACGGAGGCGACGCCGAGGTCGAGGACGGTGATCGTGCCGTCGGGCTTCACCATCACGTTCCGCGGCTTGAGGTCGCGGTGGACGATCGGCACGGCGTGCACCGCGGCGAGCACCGCGCACAGCTGGGCGGCGATCGCGGCGGCCCACTCCCAGGGATACGGGTCGTGCTCGGCGAGGTGGTCGGCGAGGTCGGCGCCCTCGACGTACTGCATGACGAGGTACAGGTCGTCGCCGTCGCTGCCCGCGTCATGGACGGTGACCAGGCCGGGGTGCGAGACCTGCGCCGTCACCCGGCACTCGCGGACGAAGCGCCGGCGCATCTCGTCCGCCGCGGTCGCCGCGGCCATGTGGTCCGGCCTGAGCAGCTTGACGGCGACGCGCCGGTCGAGCCGCCGGTCGTAGCCGGTCCAGACCTGGCCCATGCCGCCCTGGCCGATGACGGTGGAGAGCTCGTACCGGTCGGCGATGACCCGTCCGTTCACCGGCCACCGCCGTCCGCGCGGTGGTCCTTGCGGAGGAAGTCGCTGAGTTCGTCGAGCTCGGCGCGCACCTGGTCGATGCGGCGGGGCGGTTCGGGGGCCGGGATCGGGGCGGGGGCCGGGTGCGGCACAGGCTGGGCGTACGGATTCGGCACGGGCGGCTGGGCCACCGGCGGGTAGCCGTAGCCGGTCATGTGCTGCTGCGGAACGGGAGCAGGAGACGGGTGCGGCACGGGCAGCGTCTCGTAGTACCTCATCTCGGCGTACAGGTAGTAGGCCATGACGCCGACGACCTGGACGACTATCCCGGTCAGGACGATCGCCGTCGCCGCGTCGCTCAGCTCCTTGTCCGGGTCTTCCGGAACCGAGCTGCCGAAGAAGATGAAGAGTCCGATGTTGAGGACGATCACCGCGGAGAAGAGCGCCCAGTGCAGGGCCCTGCGGGTCACGATCGCGAGCCGCAGCATCGGCGCCCAGCCCAGGAACCCGCAACTCAGCACGGTCAGACAGATGAAGACCACGCGCAGCGCGACCAGTGTGCTGCCGGCGGGGCGCCCTGGCTGTGGTGGCGCGTAGCCGTGGCCGTGCATGCGGGCTCCTGAGAGGTGTACCGATCCTGACGAGGTTCGAGCGTATACACCGACACCGACAACGGCCCGGGGGTTGTACCGAACCGTTGTCCAACCGATCACGCCGTACGCCTCACGCGGCGTGCCGCGTGACTCACGCCTCGACCGTGCCGTCCGTCAGTCCGTCGTACAGCCCCTGCGCCAGCTGCTGTCCCAGCCGTCCCGTGAGCCGCAGCGCGTCCTCGAAGGAGGCGAGCGCCCGGAAGCGTTCACCGTACCGGCGCTGGTCGGCGAGTGGCAGCCGGGGCAGTTGGAGCCGGCGGACGTCGAGCCGGGTGGCGGTGGAGGCGTAGCTGCTGGCCTGGCGGTTGTTAGCGGTGCCGCGCAGGAAGCCGGCGAGGAACCAGGGGTCGAGCGCGGCCGGGTCGGGGCGCAGCAGCTGGAGGTTGCGGCCGAGCGCGGCGCCCGCGGTGGCCTCGTCGACGACACGGGCGGCCGAACCACCGCCGAGAACGGGTACCACGACGTCGCCGGCCCGGAGGAGGACGGGCTCGACGGGGTCCTCGCCGGGGCCGGGGGCGTCCGGGAGGCTGCCCGACGGGGCGGTGCCGGCGAGGACGTCGTGCTCGGTGAGGACGGGGGCGGAGCCGGTGCCGGAGCCGCCGGGGCGCAGCTCCAGGGCGCCCGCGCGGGCGAGTTCGCCGACGGTGGTGCCGGTCCAGCGGGCGGGGCCGGCGCCGGTGGGCTCGGCGGGTGGCGGCGTGAGGTCGCCGGTGAGGCGCAGGGTGTCCGTCAGCCGCTCCCGTACGCCGGTGAGTTCGGCGGCGCTCCCGCCGGTGGCCGGGGGCGGCAGATGGCGGGCGGGTGCCAGGTCGACGTCGTCGTCGAGGAGCTCGATGACGGGCACGGAGCGGCTGACGCCGGGCTGTTCTTCGGCCGTCCCGCTGCGGTCGAAGGGCCCCCAGGCGTCGAGGACCGTGTGGTGCACGGTCTGCCAGTCGAGCTTGTCGCGTCCGCCGCTGCCGGCCGGCTCGGCGGTGTCGACGAACAGCAGCTCGGGGGCGGGGCGTTCCGCCGCGGCCGGGCGGCGCAGCACCCAGAGGTGGAGCGGGATTCCGTACGGGGGCGCGGCCCCGGCGGGCAGCGCGACGACCGCGCGCAGGGCACCGCGGCGCAGCAGGTCGGCGCGGATACGGCGGCCGGAGCGGCGGGAGGCGGCTGCCGGGGGCATCAGCAGGACGGCGGCGCCGCCGGGGCGCAGCCGGGCGAGCGCGTGCTGCACCCAGGCCAGCTCGGACTCGGTACGGGCCGGGAAGCCGTACTCCCAGCGCGGGTCGTAGGCGAGCTCCTCGTGGCCCCAGTTGCGCTCGTTGAACGGCGGGTGGCACAGGACGGCGTCGGCGGTCAGCCGCGGGAAGGCGTCGCCGCGCAGTGAGTCGCCGGTGCGGACGTGCACCTCGGCGTCGGAGCCGAGGGCGAGGCGCAGCGCGGCGAGCGCCGCGAGATCGGGGTCCGCCTCCTGCGCGTACAGGGCGGTGGGGCGGGCGGCGGCCCGCAGGAGAGCCCCCGTGCCGCAGGCGGGGTCGAGCACGGTCGCTGCGGGGCCGGCCAGCGCGGCCATCAGCGCGGCCGGGCCGGGCGGAGTGAGCGTGTACTGGCGGGGGTTGGCGTCGAGGTGCCGGCCGAGGAGGAACTCGAACGCCTGGCGGGCGCCCGTCTCGGCGGCGAGTTCGACGGCGCCGCGCAGCAGCGGCACGGCGCCGCGCAGCGCGGCGGCGTCAGGAGTGGGCACGGCACGCTCGCCGGGCGGCCCGAACCGCGGGGTGAGGACCGCTTCGAGCACCTTGGGCAGCATCGTCGCCAGGTGCTCGTCGGAGACCGCGGCGAGCTCCAGCCAGGCGGTGGGCCGGTCCCGTACGAGCAGCAGGGCGCAGCCCGCGTGGCCGAGGGCGGTGACGGCGCCGTCGGGGTGTGCGGCGACCTGCTGCCAGACCCGCTCGCGGAGCGGGACCTCGGCGAGCTTGCCCTGGTCGCGCAGCCACTGCTCGACCTCGCCGAGCGCGAAGGACGGGCTGGTCTCGGTGCCTCCGACGGGCCGGGGGAAGTCGGCGTGCCGGCGCCGCCAGTTGCTGACCGCTGCCCGACCGACACCCGCGAGCCGGGCGATCCCGGCGGCGGTCACCTCTGCGGCGTTGTCCGGCACGGGGCGGCCTCCCTCTTCTTCGTCGTCATCGGCGTCTTCCCGCCCTGGTGTGACACCGAGCATACCGATGCCCACAAAACCCATCCCTTCACAGCGTGAGCCCACCCATCCTCCGTGGAGCATGTTGACTCGGTTCACAGGCTCTGTTCTTATTGACCTATCACTCCAAGGGATCGGTCAACGGACCCGCAAACAATCCGGGAGGACACCCATGTCCGAGTACACACAGCAGCCCCCGTACGCTCCCGAGCCGCCCGCGCCGCAGCCGCCCGCGCCCCACCCGGCCCCCGCCCGCAACGGCCTCGGCACCGCCGCGCTGATCCTCGGGATCATCGGCGCCCTGTCCGGCGTGATCCCGTTCTTCTTCTGGCTGGCGGGCATCCTCGGCCTCATCGGGCTGATCCTCGGCTTCGCCGCCCGCGGCAGAGTCAAACGGGGCGAGGCCACCAACAAGGGAGTCGCGCTCGCCGGCGTCGTCCTCGGCCTGGTGTCACTGGTCCTGTCCGTGGTCGGTGCGGTCATCACGTTCAAGGCCGTGGGCGACGCGGTCGACGAGATCAACAAGGCCACCTCCGGCAGCTCCGCCTCGAAGGAGCCCGGCGCGGGCAGCGACAAGCCCCTGGAGAAGGCGAAGGACGGCGAGGACACCACCGGCAAGGCGCTCGCCGCCGGCGACTCGGCTGTCTACGACGACGATCTGACCGTCACGGTGTCGGAGCCGAAGCCCTACACCCCGGGCGAGTTCGCGGCCGGACACACCAAGGGCAACAAGGCGTTCCAGGTCACCGTCACGATCGAGAACGCCGGCAAGGAGAAGTTCGACGCCTCGCTCGTCACCGCGGAAGCCCGCGCCGGCAAGGACGGCGTCAGCGCCGAGGAGATCTACGACGGCAAGGTCGGCGAACCGATCACCGGCACCGTCCTGCCCGGCAAGAAGGTGACGACCACCTGGGCCTTCGGCACCCCCTCCGACGCCGCGAACCTCACGATCGAGATCAGCCCCGGCTTCGAGTACAACGCGTCCGTCTGGGACCTGAAGCTCTGACGTCCCCCGCTTCCCTCCTCTCTTCTCCCCTCCCTCCCGCTCCCTCCCCCCTTCACAGTCACCATCTCGGAGATCGACCATGTCTTCCACTGCTCTGGTACGGATGAAGCGCACCGCCATCGCCGCCCTCTGCACCGCCACCGGTCTCGGCCTCTCGGCATGCGGCCCTCTCGGCACCACCGTGGCAGGGGCCGGGGAAAGGACCGACTCGGGCCCGTACGCCGAACTCTCGGGATCGGAAGTACTCAACAAGGCCGTCAAAGCGACGAAGGCCGCGACCTCCCTCAGACTCGGCGTCACCATGACCACCGCCGACGGCCCGGTCCAGGCGCATATGGCGGTCGACACCAAGGGCGACTGCGCGGGGACCATATCCTTCGGCGCCGCCGCCACCACGGAGCTCATCAAGACCGGCGACACCGTCTACCTGCGCTTCGACGAGGCGATGCTCCGCAAGGAGGGCGAGGGCCGGTCGAAGGAGGAGACCGACGCCGTCCTGAAGACCATGCTGGGCAAGTGGATCAAGGACGACGCCGAGAGCGGGGACGCCAAGGACCTGGTGGAGTTCTGCGACCTGGACACCTATCTCGGCGGCTTCGATGCCGACAGCAACAGTGCCAGGAAGGGCGGGGAGTCGGCGGTGAACGGCACGCCGACGCTCGTCCTCACCGAGTCCTACCGCGACGAGAAGTACACGGTGCACGTGGCCGCCAAGGGCACGCCCTACCTGCTCAAGCTCCAGGTGGCCGGCGGCACGCAGCCGATGTCCATGACCTTCGCGGAGTTCAACAAGTCGGTCGCCGCGAAGAAGCCCGCGGCGAAGGACATCGCCGACATCGGCTAGCGGCGGGTGCCTGGGCCGGACCGGGCCGGCGGGAGCGGGGGGGGAGAGCCGGGGAGGCCGCCGGAGGGGGGCGGCTTCCCCGGCTGCTGCCGCCGTGCGTCAGCGCGCCAGGGTCTTCAGCCGAGCGGCCTGGCTCTCCATGATCCGGCGCATCCGCGGTCCGAAGGGCTTCTCCACAAACCGGTGGATCAGCCAGGCGAGCAGCAGCATCGCGCCGACCGTGACCAGCAGTGTCGGCCAGGCACCGAAGTGGTACTTGCGGCTCAGCACGGTGATGACGAACCAGCCGATGTGCTCGTGCACCAGGTAGAAGGGGTACGTCAGGGCCCCGGCGAACGTCAGCCAGCGCCAGCCGGCCCACCGCATCCAGCCCAGTGCCACTGCGGCCACGACGGCGAAGGCCAGGGTCACGATCGCCGCGACGACGTAGGGGCTCTTCTCCAGGTAGGCATCGGGGTTCCTCTCCCACAGCGTGGACGTGGCGTAGCGCACGCCGAACGCCCAGCTGACACCCACGATGCCCCACAGCAGCAGATCGCTCCCGTAGCGGTGGATGAGGTAGAGCGCGAGCCCGCCGACGAAGAACGGGGCGTGGTCGCGCATCACGATCTGGTCGGTCAGCGGATGGTCGGCGACGCGGGCCAGAACACCGGCGACGAGCCACAGGCAGCAGAAGATGACCACGCGCCGGTAGGTGACGCCCTTCCACACCACGAAGATCGCGAAGAGCAGGTAGAACTTCGCCTCCACCCAGAGCGTCCAGCACACGCCGAGCACGCGTTCCGCACCCATCGGCTGCTGGAGCATCGTGAAGTTGAGGAGGATCTCGTCGAGACGGAGCGGGGCGAAGACCGACGGCAGGATGAAGCAGGCGGCGGTGGTCAGCACGATCGCGACCCAGTAGGCCGGATAGAGCCGGGTGACCCGGGAGCGGAAGAAGTGCCCGAGCGACTTGCCCCAACTGCTCATGCAGATGACGAAGCCGCTGATGACGAAGAAGAGCTGAACACCGAGGTAGCCGTAGGCCCCCACGGCGGAGAGGTCGGGGAAGAGCTCCTTCGGGGAGTCCCCCCAGGCACGGCCGACCTGGCCCTTGCCGACGTAGTGGAAGAGGCAGACGCTCAGCGCCGCCAGGATGCGAAGCCCGTCGAGAGCGCGCAGGCGGTTGTCACGGGGCTTCTTGTCCGCCGGACCGGCCACGTCGAGCACGACCGGGGCGGTGCCGTCGACGCCGTCCCGAGGGCCCCGGGGAGCCGGTGCCCGTTCCGGTGCGGCGTCCGCCCCCAGTTCTCGAACCCCTGCACCACTGCTCATCGAACTCTCTCCCCATCAAGACCGGCGAAGCTGCACTGTAAACATGCCGCCGCCCGGTTTTGGGGCCGAGGAAACTCCCTTCCGGCACTGTTCACCCAGACCTCATCCGGACGTTCCCGAGGGGGCCCGCCGGGCGCCCGGCGGGCCGCCGCCTGCGGCCACGCCCGGGGCGAACAGCTGCGTCAGCGGGTCCTCAGCCGCCGCACTGATCGAGCATCGTCCTCTTGTCCGCCGCGGTCACCGGCATCTCGTACTTCAGGGCGACCTCGGCGAAGCGGACCGCGTACGCGCACCGGATCTGCCTGTTCGGCGGCAGCCAGGACGCGGGCCCTGAGTCCCCCTTGGACGAGTTGGTACGACCGTCGACCGGGATCAGATTGAGCGCGTCGTTCGCGAGCTGCTCGCGCTTGCTCTCCGTCCAACGCGACGAACCCATCTGCCAGCTGTACGACAGCGGCACCACGTGGTCTATCTGCACCTCGGCGGCCTTCTGCTTGCGCCACTCAATGGTCTTGCCGGTGTACGGATCATGCAGTGTCATGGCGACGACGACACAGTCGGAACCGGTTCGGAAGCGCACGTTCCGGCCATCGCGCTTCAAGAGATCGTTGCGGGTGTCACAACCGTTCCGCGCCAGTGGGACGCCGTCGGCCGTGTCCATCCACGCATAGCCGAACTCGTCCCGGGCGTAGCCCGTCTTCGGCCCCCGCCCCTTTGTCGGCACCGCCTCGATGAGCTCGCGAGCCGCGGCCCTGTCTGCCTCGCTCGTCAGGAGGGCGAGACCCGGCTTGGTTCCGTCCCGGTTCTGCAGCGGGCTGACAGCGTGCCCGTTCGGCGCCGCTGCCCCGCTCCCCGGGGAACCGGCGTCGTCGAGGCCGTCGCACCCGGTGGTGAGAGCCAGGGCGGCGAACACCGCGAGCCCGGTACGGAAAAGGGAGGGCGGCGCGAGGGCGGCGGTGGCTGCGGCGGACGGCAGGGATATGGGACGACGAGTCACGCCCGCATCCTAGGGCGAGAGTTGCCCGCCTCGTGGACAGTGCCCCGCACCCGCCGGGGGCACGCCGGCCGTACGTACGATACGAGGACGGCGCCGGGCCGCAGGAGCCGGAAGGAGCACGGGCGTGGAATTCCTGGTCTTCATGACGCTGCCGGGCCTGGCGATCCTGCTGACGGCCGTGGCCGCCGTCGACCAGATCGCCCTGCGGACCGGCCGCTCCCGGTGGCTGCCCTGGCGCAGTGCGGCCCGTCAGGGGCAGATCTCGGCCACCGGGTTCGAGCAGTTGCACGCGAGCTTCTCGCCCGGAAAGCAGGCCGAGCTGAAGGAGCGGCAGTCCGCGCTGGTGCTGCGCGACGACGAGACCGACGGCGCCCCGCCGCGTTCGAGGGTCGATCTCGCGGCGGGGAAGGCGGTCATCCGCCTCCCCCGCCGGTCGACGCTACTGTGAAGACGCGCCCTAGGAGCCGAGGATCGTCGTCAGGAACTCACCGGTCCACGCGAGCAGTTCGCGTCCCACCACGGGCTTTCCGCCGATCTTGCCGGTCGTCGGGCGCGGCACCAGGATCTGGTGGACGGCCGGCTTGATGACCGTACGCGGGTACAGCCGCTTCAGCCGCAGCTCCTGCGACTCCCTCAACTCCACCGGCGCGAAGCGGATGTTCGCCCCCTGGAGGACGATCTCGCC from Streptomyces sp. FIT100 includes these protein-coding regions:
- a CDS encoding N-6 DNA methylase, giving the protein MPDNAAEVTAAGIARLAGVGRAAVSNWRRRHADFPRPVGGTETSPSFALGEVEQWLRDQGKLAEVPLRERVWQQVAAHPDGAVTALGHAGCALLLVRDRPTAWLELAAVSDEHLATMLPKVLEAVLTPRFGPPGERAVPTPDAAALRGAVPLLRGAVELAAETGARQAFEFLLGRHLDANPRQYTLTPPGPAALMAALAGPAATVLDPACGTGALLRAAARPTALYAQEADPDLAALAALRLALGSDAEVHVRTGDSLRGDAFPRLTADAVLCHPPFNERNWGHEELAYDPRWEYGFPARTESELAWVQHALARLRPGGAAVLLMPPAAASRRSGRRIRADLLRRGALRAVVALPAGAAPPYGIPLHLWVLRRPAAAERPAPELLFVDTAEPAGSGGRDKLDWQTVHHTVLDAWGPFDRSGTAEEQPGVSRSVPVIELLDDDVDLAPARHLPPPATGGSAAELTGVRERLTDTLRLTGDLTPPPAEPTGAGPARWTGTTVGELARAGALELRPGGSGTGSAPVLTEHDVLAGTAPSGSLPDAPGPGEDPVEPVLLRAGDVVVPVLGGGSAARVVDEATAGAALGRNLQLLRPDPAALDPWFLAGFLRGTANNRQASSYASTATRLDVRRLQLPRLPLADQRRYGERFRALASFEDALRLTGRLGQQLAQGLYDGLTDGTVEA
- a CDS encoding YfhO family protein, which codes for MPSLDPVRVPAARLPATGPRATAPCATEPSAAEPRASAPRATVLAALLTVAAVCTGDAVARSFPFGPRTRSVNDLGNQFVPFHAHLWDLLHGRAEGGLLLNWQSGYGMSFLPDLGTYLGSPFSLLVGVFPREDIDLAVYVITVLKMAAAAAAMTGLLLALNRNPGPRGRWWAAGVLGASYALCGWSVVEAAYNTMWLDGLIAFPLLCLTGEWARARRRPVLAVVVVAAAWTANFYTAYMATIGAALVLLLRLLLDEEATVRDRGRALLRAAGTTLLGTALAAPVLLPVLQGSKHAHPGWTRQFTPTGWTDVIARALPATYSFFSPAVFLGTGALLLVAALPFHRGVERRERLGWTGLAVAVVLSMQWEPGHLAWHVFATPNGSPYRQSFVLAGILVIAAWTCLAQDWPGPRALLAGTGALAVLAAAAATSELAAEWSLPLFLAGLAGAGGGLVLARRRPARGGYAAVAALLMCGALVGQAAATVAYADRQKLGRLDDYPPWGSPHDARAAAVARADGWPRHRTDPGRIQLTGNDPLLVGGEGGGYYSSHTPAVFTRTMAALGAGWTSRGRNVQSLDNPVTDAVFSVGARVRAAADGDDVRVVRPAGGVPPLVTVRPDRPGGAPGPRFGHSPFRNQELLLGTSVYTAPEDGVCPAGTDVFVFAPDYTGWARRGDGPPVRLRGEPLRGVRAAMTPLGTSTGPGSRIAFARGVAPHGWSGGCLHRDRLAAAVAQLKRTGAVAVDVRDDGVRAALPPGSTGTAVLAAPRIAGWRCNGRPAGGHLGLVAVPLDGRTTTVDCSFRPPGLRAGAAVGGAALLVLIAVAALPTVRARANASTSGHQDFTRTEPFGRPPSMRCRVRSRPCPPS
- a CDS encoding serine/threonine-protein kinase; this encodes MNGRVIADRYELSTVIGQGGMGQVWTGYDRRLDRRVAVKLLRPDHMAAATAADEMRRRFVRECRVTAQVSHPGLVTVHDAGSDGDDLYLVMQYVEGADLADHLAEHDPYPWEWAAAIAAQLCAVLAAVHAVPIVHRDLKPRNVMVKPDGTITVLDLGVASVLDTDTTRLTHTGSPIGSPAYMAPEQAMGGAVGPYTDLYALGVLLHELLSGNVPFAGSTALGVLHRHLYEPPLPVRQLRPEVPERLETLVLRLLSKDPQHRPSGAQEVYEQLAPLLPGRGAPAPLGPLDPTRPFLRPHAPWPDRAATPAPVPHQATPTVVAGRPDVAAAVDEVKRLLGEGSITRAVDILGGILPAAAAEHGEHSPVVRILRKQYATTLMDDGQYRRALPELRRLADDRAAEAGMGDPQTLQYRYDAAQCLEQLGEPAAALAEYRAVLPYYEGRHVAGADQSRAFDIRHRIGHLLLAIGDHAAGQQQLQSLLYDTERLYGPAHPSALGLRRALDRQRQFRPGG
- a CDS encoding class I SAM-dependent methyltransferase — protein: MPSLLSNRLAKRVLRPAFTLVEQRLERATTALQSDLDALHHEVADLRRQSYGLGLLLDHAGRDGHRMPTATQLDTLVREVTTVTGASDAHARSELTVAYRTVVALEALGIGSMPGSTSDVCGKLATVPLLAPPNGDVLEIGTGHGLFASGLLRMLHRAGVEPRLTAVGPLTAADPLTGPVREDAVRVNLALCGGRSAAEARIAAPRNAVSDRRYGVVVIAGDPSVDAVLADLEWSAELAADGAAVIVDGHADDTRPGVNEALGKHLATGSRLRLLGQVAGTAVLRAA
- a CDS encoding DUF4352 domain-containing protein; the protein is MSEYTQQPPYAPEPPAPQPPAPHPAPARNGLGTAALILGIIGALSGVIPFFFWLAGILGLIGLILGFAARGRVKRGEATNKGVALAGVVLGLVSLVLSVVGAVITFKAVGDAVDEINKATSGSSASKEPGAGSDKPLEKAKDGEDTTGKALAAGDSAVYDDDLTVTVSEPKPYTPGEFAAGHTKGNKAFQVTVTIENAGKEKFDASLVTAEARAGKDGVSAEEIYDGKVGEPITGTVLPGKKVTTTWAFGTPSDAANLTIEISPGFEYNASVWDLKL